In Octopus bimaculoides isolate UCB-OBI-ISO-001 chromosome 14, ASM119413v2, whole genome shotgun sequence, the following are encoded in one genomic region:
- the LOC106874474 gene encoding protocadherin beta-2 isoform X1: MKNFHKVMLAQLCLWLFLLEPSHCVDLIYYVEEGMSPGTYIGDIAADTQFADSFPHQDRNLITFSQLHENLNGNNHLFNVTEVGKLYTAQILDTESLCKYNAKCFKMVEVAVQHKLSFFKILEIKIVIEDINDYSPMFPNKEIHLQFSETDGKGTTKSIPNAVDRDYGISNSKISYRLDKSVSDPFILSVSKKVDGTSKLGIILKEKLDREQKNNYSIRVIANDGGSPSKQGILKVLIDIKDENDNSPIFTQNTYNVTINNQHQKNIPILTLSANDLDHGKNGQITYHFSSETSELAKSYFNLNEQTGEIFLWDNFSFERRQKYKLFIEATDSGVPPLSSTTIVLINVINQQNNAPQIEMKFVSKSKGNKVTISEGVKVGSFIAYVKVTDSDSGHNGEVTCSLHHDKLQLQSLGKNKYKVVIKSQVNRETESHINFTIVCEDEGSPSLETTKRFSIQVTDINDMQPKFMKDTFKFLTYENEKPNFPIGFIKVTDPDLGAGGQLSYFLFSNKGNMLPFKISNFGFISTTQSLDREKQDIYELQVIVKDNGSPSLNNTAKVIVEVMDENDNAPYFTFPSVNPFRLDIYYQPKSTHDITTLRASDRDSHVNAFLRYEIQGGNDKQLFTVNPYTGVMSFSRPVYQNDAGSYDLQLVVKDGGIPVLSATTYLSLILTVSNKTSKMFTAIDTQSDDKIHLNLVIIIVVAAVIISIAIVVSMAICIIHRKNRRNVQYHGGVNDSNKFLDQRIQSGYVCEQISPQYDAPVTMVTDLANTRNSQSTLPRREPQSGYESGHSWKVSNSGIHLQDITEWTHQSSVISGVGKKDNTVTVPERISELSAISSCADSGHGLSEGDTGHYEELPGFKPYKQKKLHTTGSMSLPQILNKSTESKTTGGGRFDQNDAGQNSHCNDVIDLKSIRVNTSSSTIPTQLWNLPSRNSFTSYAKPLPAVPKILPNS, encoded by the exons ATGAAAAATTTCCACAAGGTTATGTTGGCTCAGCTGTGTTTATGGCTGTTTCTTCTAGAACCTTCTCATTGTGTAGACCTTATCTACTATGTAGAAGAAGGAATGTCCCCAGGAACTTACATTGGGGACATAGCTGCTGATACACAATTTGCTGACAGTTTTCCACATCAAGACAGGAATTTGATTACATTCAGTCAATTGCATGAAAACTTGAATGGAAATAATCACCTATTTAATGTGACTGAAGTCGGGAAACTATATACAGCTCAAATCTTGGATACTGAGTCTCTGTGCAAATATAACgctaaatgttttaaaatggtaGAAGTTGCAGTTCAACACAAGTTGTCATTCTtcaaaatattagaaatcaaaATAGTCATTGAAGATATCAATGACTACTCTCCAATGTTTCCAAATAAAGAAATCCATCTCCAGTTCTCAGAAACAGATGGCAAAGGTACAACTAAATCAATACCAAATGCTGTTGATAGAGATTATGGTATCTCTAATTCTAAAATTTCTTATCGACTTGACAAGAGTGTGAGTGACccattcattttatcagtttccaAAAAAGTCGATGGAACTTCAAAACTTGGTATCATTCTGAAAGAAAAGCTTGACAGAGAGCAGAAGAACAACTATAGTATCCGTGTTATTGCAAATGATGGAGGATCTCCTTCCAAACAAGGAATTTTAAAAGTTCTAATAGACATTAAAGATGAAAATGACAATTCCCCAATTTTCACTCAGAACACTTACAATGTTACTATCAATAACCAACACCAGAAAAATATACCGATTCTTACTTTGTCTGCTAATGATTTAGATCATGGAAAAAATGGCCAAATTACATATCATTTCAGCTCTGAAACTTCAGAACTTGCAAAATCATATTTTAACCTAAATGAACAAACTGGAGAAATTTTCCTATGGGATAACTTTTCTTTTGAACGAAGGCAAAAATATAAGCTCTTCATTGAAGCAACTGATAGTGGAGTTCCACCTTTAAGTTCAACTACAATTGTTCTTATAAATGTGATCAACCAGCAAAATAATGCACcacaaatagaaatgaaatttgtttCCAAATCTAAAGGCAACAAAGTTACTATTTCAGAGGGTGTCAAAGTTGGTAGTTTCATAGCCTATGTGAAGGTAACTGACAGTGACAGTGGACATAATGGAGAAGTGACATGCAGTCTTCATCATGATAAACTGCAACTTCAAAGCTTAgggaaaaacaaatacaaagttGTGATAAAGAGTCAAgtaaacagagaaacagagagccaTATAAATTTTACAATTGTATGTGAAGACGAAGGTTCACCATCTCTGGAAACAACTAAAAGGTTTTCAATTCAAGTCACTGACATCAATGATATGCAACCCAAATTTATGaaagacactttcaaatttcttaCCTATGAAAACGAGAAGCCAAATTTTCCAATTGGCTTCATAAAAGTTACTGATCCTGATCTGGGAGCTGGAGGTCAACTGTCATATTTTTTGTTCAGCAATAAAGGAAACATGCTTCCATTTAAGATTTCTAATTTTGGATTTATTTCAACAACACAGTCACTAGATCGAGAGAAACAAGATATTTATGAATTGcaagttatagtaaaagacaatgGTTCACCATCACTTAACAATACTGCAAAGGTTATTGTGGAAGTCAtggatgaaaatgataatgctcCTTATTTCACATTTCCTAGTGTCAACCCTTTCAGACTGGATATTTATTACCAACCCAAAAGCACGCATGACATCACAACATTAAGAGCCTCTGATAGAGACAGTCATGTCAATGCTTTTCTACGATATGAAATTCAAGGGGGAAATGATAAACAATTGTTCACAGTGAACCCATACACAGGTGTGATGTCTTTTTCCCGACCTGTCTATcaaaatgatgctggatcatatGATCTTCAACTTGTTGTGAAAGATGGTGGCATACCAGTGCTCTCTGCAACAACTTATCTTTCACTAATACTGACTGTTAGTAATAAGACTTCAAAAATGTTCACAGCAATAGACACACAGTCAGATGATAAAATACATCTAAACCTTGtgattattattgtagttgcGGCTGTAATAATATCAATAGCTATTGTAGTTTCTATGGCAATCTGTATTATTCATAGAAAAAATCGCCGAAATGTCCAATATCATGGTGGTGTGAATGATTCTAACAAATTTTTAGATCAAAGAATACAATCAGGTTATGTTTGTGAACAAATATCACCTCAATATGATGCCCCAGTTACTATGGTAACAGATCTTGCCAATACAAGAAATTCACAATCAACATTACCAAGACGAGAACCACAGTCAGGTTATGAATCAGGACATAGTTGGAAAGTTTCAAATTCAGGAATACATCTCCAGGATATTACAGAATGGACACATCAG TCTTCAGTGATATCTGGTGTTGGTAAAAAAGACAATACAGTTACAGTCCCAGAACGTATTAGTGAATTATCTGCAATATCTTCTTGTGCTGATAGTGGACATGGTTTAAGTGAAGGTGACACAGGACACTATGAAGAGCTTCCAG
- the LOC106874474 gene encoding protocadherin beta-2 isoform X2 yields MKNFHKVMLAQLCLWLFLLEPSHCVDLIYYVEEGMSPGTYIGDIAADTQFADSFPHQDRNLITFSQLHENLNGNNHLFNVTEVGKLYTAQILDTESLCKYNAKCFKMVEVAVQHKLSFFKILEIKIVIEDINDYSPMFPNKEIHLQFSETDGKGTTKSIPNAVDRDYGISNSKISYRLDKSVSDPFILSVSKKVDGTSKLGIILKEKLDREQKNNYSIRVIANDGGSPSKQGILKVLIDIKDENDNSPIFTQNTYNVTINNQHQKNIPILTLSANDLDHGKNGQITYHFSSETSELAKSYFNLNEQTGEIFLWDNFSFERRQKYKLFIEATDSGVPPLSSTTIVLINVINQQNNAPQIEMKFVSKSKGNKVTISEGVKVGSFIAYVKVTDSDSGHNGEVTCSLHHDKLQLQSLGKNKYKVVIKSQVNRETESHINFTIVCEDEGSPSLETTKRFSIQVTDINDMQPKFMKDTFKFLTYENEKPNFPIGFIKVTDPDLGAGGQLSYFLFSNKGNMLPFKISNFGFISTTQSLDREKQDIYELQVIVKDNGSPSLNNTAKVIVEVMDENDNAPYFTFPSVNPFRLDIYYQPKSTHDITTLRASDRDSHVNAFLRYEIQGGNDKQLFTVNPYTGVMSFSRPVYQNDAGSYDLQLVVKDGGIPVLSATTYLSLILTVSNKTSKMFTAIDTQSDDKIHLNLVIIIVVAAVIISIAIVVSMAICIIHRKNRRNVQYHGGVNDSNKFLDQRIQSGYVCEQISPQYDAPVTMVTDLANTRNSQSTLPRREPQSGYESGHSWKVSNSGIHLQDITEWTHQSSVISGVGKKDNTVTVPERISELSAISSCADSGHGLSEGDTGHYEELPVLCGPSLSLPTRCAVMEIVKLKKYLGIC; encoded by the exons ATGAAAAATTTCCACAAGGTTATGTTGGCTCAGCTGTGTTTATGGCTGTTTCTTCTAGAACCTTCTCATTGTGTAGACCTTATCTACTATGTAGAAGAAGGAATGTCCCCAGGAACTTACATTGGGGACATAGCTGCTGATACACAATTTGCTGACAGTTTTCCACATCAAGACAGGAATTTGATTACATTCAGTCAATTGCATGAAAACTTGAATGGAAATAATCACCTATTTAATGTGACTGAAGTCGGGAAACTATATACAGCTCAAATCTTGGATACTGAGTCTCTGTGCAAATATAACgctaaatgttttaaaatggtaGAAGTTGCAGTTCAACACAAGTTGTCATTCTtcaaaatattagaaatcaaaATAGTCATTGAAGATATCAATGACTACTCTCCAATGTTTCCAAATAAAGAAATCCATCTCCAGTTCTCAGAAACAGATGGCAAAGGTACAACTAAATCAATACCAAATGCTGTTGATAGAGATTATGGTATCTCTAATTCTAAAATTTCTTATCGACTTGACAAGAGTGTGAGTGACccattcattttatcagtttccaAAAAAGTCGATGGAACTTCAAAACTTGGTATCATTCTGAAAGAAAAGCTTGACAGAGAGCAGAAGAACAACTATAGTATCCGTGTTATTGCAAATGATGGAGGATCTCCTTCCAAACAAGGAATTTTAAAAGTTCTAATAGACATTAAAGATGAAAATGACAATTCCCCAATTTTCACTCAGAACACTTACAATGTTACTATCAATAACCAACACCAGAAAAATATACCGATTCTTACTTTGTCTGCTAATGATTTAGATCATGGAAAAAATGGCCAAATTACATATCATTTCAGCTCTGAAACTTCAGAACTTGCAAAATCATATTTTAACCTAAATGAACAAACTGGAGAAATTTTCCTATGGGATAACTTTTCTTTTGAACGAAGGCAAAAATATAAGCTCTTCATTGAAGCAACTGATAGTGGAGTTCCACCTTTAAGTTCAACTACAATTGTTCTTATAAATGTGATCAACCAGCAAAATAATGCACcacaaatagaaatgaaatttgtttCCAAATCTAAAGGCAACAAAGTTACTATTTCAGAGGGTGTCAAAGTTGGTAGTTTCATAGCCTATGTGAAGGTAACTGACAGTGACAGTGGACATAATGGAGAAGTGACATGCAGTCTTCATCATGATAAACTGCAACTTCAAAGCTTAgggaaaaacaaatacaaagttGTGATAAAGAGTCAAgtaaacagagaaacagagagccaTATAAATTTTACAATTGTATGTGAAGACGAAGGTTCACCATCTCTGGAAACAACTAAAAGGTTTTCAATTCAAGTCACTGACATCAATGATATGCAACCCAAATTTATGaaagacactttcaaatttcttaCCTATGAAAACGAGAAGCCAAATTTTCCAATTGGCTTCATAAAAGTTACTGATCCTGATCTGGGAGCTGGAGGTCAACTGTCATATTTTTTGTTCAGCAATAAAGGAAACATGCTTCCATTTAAGATTTCTAATTTTGGATTTATTTCAACAACACAGTCACTAGATCGAGAGAAACAAGATATTTATGAATTGcaagttatagtaaaagacaatgGTTCACCATCACTTAACAATACTGCAAAGGTTATTGTGGAAGTCAtggatgaaaatgataatgctcCTTATTTCACATTTCCTAGTGTCAACCCTTTCAGACTGGATATTTATTACCAACCCAAAAGCACGCATGACATCACAACATTAAGAGCCTCTGATAGAGACAGTCATGTCAATGCTTTTCTACGATATGAAATTCAAGGGGGAAATGATAAACAATTGTTCACAGTGAACCCATACACAGGTGTGATGTCTTTTTCCCGACCTGTCTATcaaaatgatgctggatcatatGATCTTCAACTTGTTGTGAAAGATGGTGGCATACCAGTGCTCTCTGCAACAACTTATCTTTCACTAATACTGACTGTTAGTAATAAGACTTCAAAAATGTTCACAGCAATAGACACACAGTCAGATGATAAAATACATCTAAACCTTGtgattattattgtagttgcGGCTGTAATAATATCAATAGCTATTGTAGTTTCTATGGCAATCTGTATTATTCATAGAAAAAATCGCCGAAATGTCCAATATCATGGTGGTGTGAATGATTCTAACAAATTTTTAGATCAAAGAATACAATCAGGTTATGTTTGTGAACAAATATCACCTCAATATGATGCCCCAGTTACTATGGTAACAGATCTTGCCAATACAAGAAATTCACAATCAACATTACCAAGACGAGAACCACAGTCAGGTTATGAATCAGGACATAGTTGGAAAGTTTCAAATTCAGGAATACATCTCCAGGATATTACAGAATGGACACATCAG TCTTCAGTGATATCTGGTGTTGGTAAAAAAGACAATACAGTTACAGTCCCAGAACGTATTAGTGAATTATCTGCAATATCTTCTTGTGCTGATAGTGGACATGGTTTAAGTGAAGGTGACACAGGACACTATGAAGAGCTTCCAG
- the LOC106874474 gene encoding protocadherin gamma-B4 isoform X4, whose translation MKNFHKVMLAQLCLWLFLLEPSHCVDLIYYVEEGMSPGTYIGDIAADTQFADSFPHQDRNLITFSQLHENLNGNNHLFNVTEVGKLYTAQILDTESLCKYNAKCFKMVEVAVQHKLSFFKILEIKIVIEDINDYSPMFPNKEIHLQFSETDGKGTTKSIPNAVDRDYGISNSKISYRLDKSVSDPFILSVSKKVDGTSKLGIILKEKLDREQKNNYSIRVIANDGGSPSKQGILKVLIDIKDENDNSPIFTQNTYNVTINNQHQKNIPILTLSANDLDHGKNGQITYHFSSETSELAKSYFNLNEQTGEIFLWDNFSFERRQKYKLFIEATDSGVPPLSSTTIVLINVINQQNNAPQIEMKFVSKSKGNKVTISEGVKVGSFIAYVKVTDSDSGHNGEVTCSLHHDKLQLQSLGKNKYKVVIKSQVNRETESHINFTIVCEDEGSPSLETTKRFSIQVTDINDMQPKFMKDTFKFLTYENEKPNFPIGFIKVTDPDLGAGGQLSYFLFSNKGNMLPFKISNFGFISTTQSLDREKQDIYELQVIVKDNGSPSLNNTAKVIVEVMDENDNAPYFTFPSVNPFRLDIYYQPKSTHDITTLRASDRDSHVNAFLRYEIQGGNDKQLFTVNPYTGVMSFSRPVYQNDAGSYDLQLVVKDGGIPVLSATTYLSLILTVSNKTSKMFTAIDTQSDDKIHLNLVIIIVVAAVIISIAIVVSMAICIIHRKNRRNVQYHGGVNDSNKFLDQRIQSGYVCEQISPQYDAPVTMVTDLANTRNSQSTLPRREPQSGYESGHSWKVSNSGIHLQDITEWTHQ comes from the exons ATGAAAAATTTCCACAAGGTTATGTTGGCTCAGCTGTGTTTATGGCTGTTTCTTCTAGAACCTTCTCATTGTGTAGACCTTATCTACTATGTAGAAGAAGGAATGTCCCCAGGAACTTACATTGGGGACATAGCTGCTGATACACAATTTGCTGACAGTTTTCCACATCAAGACAGGAATTTGATTACATTCAGTCAATTGCATGAAAACTTGAATGGAAATAATCACCTATTTAATGTGACTGAAGTCGGGAAACTATATACAGCTCAAATCTTGGATACTGAGTCTCTGTGCAAATATAACgctaaatgttttaaaatggtaGAAGTTGCAGTTCAACACAAGTTGTCATTCTtcaaaatattagaaatcaaaATAGTCATTGAAGATATCAATGACTACTCTCCAATGTTTCCAAATAAAGAAATCCATCTCCAGTTCTCAGAAACAGATGGCAAAGGTACAACTAAATCAATACCAAATGCTGTTGATAGAGATTATGGTATCTCTAATTCTAAAATTTCTTATCGACTTGACAAGAGTGTGAGTGACccattcattttatcagtttccaAAAAAGTCGATGGAACTTCAAAACTTGGTATCATTCTGAAAGAAAAGCTTGACAGAGAGCAGAAGAACAACTATAGTATCCGTGTTATTGCAAATGATGGAGGATCTCCTTCCAAACAAGGAATTTTAAAAGTTCTAATAGACATTAAAGATGAAAATGACAATTCCCCAATTTTCACTCAGAACACTTACAATGTTACTATCAATAACCAACACCAGAAAAATATACCGATTCTTACTTTGTCTGCTAATGATTTAGATCATGGAAAAAATGGCCAAATTACATATCATTTCAGCTCTGAAACTTCAGAACTTGCAAAATCATATTTTAACCTAAATGAACAAACTGGAGAAATTTTCCTATGGGATAACTTTTCTTTTGAACGAAGGCAAAAATATAAGCTCTTCATTGAAGCAACTGATAGTGGAGTTCCACCTTTAAGTTCAACTACAATTGTTCTTATAAATGTGATCAACCAGCAAAATAATGCACcacaaatagaaatgaaatttgtttCCAAATCTAAAGGCAACAAAGTTACTATTTCAGAGGGTGTCAAAGTTGGTAGTTTCATAGCCTATGTGAAGGTAACTGACAGTGACAGTGGACATAATGGAGAAGTGACATGCAGTCTTCATCATGATAAACTGCAACTTCAAAGCTTAgggaaaaacaaatacaaagttGTGATAAAGAGTCAAgtaaacagagaaacagagagccaTATAAATTTTACAATTGTATGTGAAGACGAAGGTTCACCATCTCTGGAAACAACTAAAAGGTTTTCAATTCAAGTCACTGACATCAATGATATGCAACCCAAATTTATGaaagacactttcaaatttcttaCCTATGAAAACGAGAAGCCAAATTTTCCAATTGGCTTCATAAAAGTTACTGATCCTGATCTGGGAGCTGGAGGTCAACTGTCATATTTTTTGTTCAGCAATAAAGGAAACATGCTTCCATTTAAGATTTCTAATTTTGGATTTATTTCAACAACACAGTCACTAGATCGAGAGAAACAAGATATTTATGAATTGcaagttatagtaaaagacaatgGTTCACCATCACTTAACAATACTGCAAAGGTTATTGTGGAAGTCAtggatgaaaatgataatgctcCTTATTTCACATTTCCTAGTGTCAACCCTTTCAGACTGGATATTTATTACCAACCCAAAAGCACGCATGACATCACAACATTAAGAGCCTCTGATAGAGACAGTCATGTCAATGCTTTTCTACGATATGAAATTCAAGGGGGAAATGATAAACAATTGTTCACAGTGAACCCATACACAGGTGTGATGTCTTTTTCCCGACCTGTCTATcaaaatgatgctggatcatatGATCTTCAACTTGTTGTGAAAGATGGTGGCATACCAGTGCTCTCTGCAACAACTTATCTTTCACTAATACTGACTGTTAGTAATAAGACTTCAAAAATGTTCACAGCAATAGACACACAGTCAGATGATAAAATACATCTAAACCTTGtgattattattgtagttgcGGCTGTAATAATATCAATAGCTATTGTAGTTTCTATGGCAATCTGTATTATTCATAGAAAAAATCGCCGAAATGTCCAATATCATGGTGGTGTGAATGATTCTAACAAATTTTTAGATCAAAGAATACAATCAGGTTATGTTTGTGAACAAATATCACCTCAATATGATGCCCCAGTTACTATGGTAACAGATCTTGCCAATACAAGAAATTCACAATCAACATTACCAAGACGAGAACCACAGTCAGGTTATGAATCAGGACATAGTTGGAAAGTTTCAAATTCAGGAATACATCTCCAGGATATTACAGAATGGACACATCAG TGA
- the LOC106874474 gene encoding protocadherin gamma-B4 isoform X3 has translation MKNFHKVMLAQLCLWLFLLEPSHCVDLIYYVEEGMSPGTYIGDIAADTQFADSFPHQDRNLITFSQLHENLNGNNHLFNVTEVGKLYTAQILDTESLCKYNAKCFKMVEVAVQHKLSFFKILEIKIVIEDINDYSPMFPNKEIHLQFSETDGKGTTKSIPNAVDRDYGISNSKISYRLDKSVSDPFILSVSKKVDGTSKLGIILKEKLDREQKNNYSIRVIANDGGSPSKQGILKVLIDIKDENDNSPIFTQNTYNVTINNQHQKNIPILTLSANDLDHGKNGQITYHFSSETSELAKSYFNLNEQTGEIFLWDNFSFERRQKYKLFIEATDSGVPPLSSTTIVLINVINQQNNAPQIEMKFVSKSKGNKVTISEGVKVGSFIAYVKVTDSDSGHNGEVTCSLHHDKLQLQSLGKNKYKVVIKSQVNRETESHINFTIVCEDEGSPSLETTKRFSIQVTDINDMQPKFMKDTFKFLTYENEKPNFPIGFIKVTDPDLGAGGQLSYFLFSNKGNMLPFKISNFGFISTTQSLDREKQDIYELQVIVKDNGSPSLNNTAKVIVEVMDENDNAPYFTFPSVNPFRLDIYYQPKSTHDITTLRASDRDSHVNAFLRYEIQGGNDKQLFTVNPYTGVMSFSRPVYQNDAGSYDLQLVVKDGGIPVLSATTYLSLILTVSNKTSKMFTAIDTQSDDKIHLNLVIIIVVAAVIISIAIVVSMAICIIHRKNRRNVQYHGGVNDSNKFLDQRIQSGYVCEQISPQYDAPVTMVTDLANTRNSQSTLPRREPQSGYESGHSWKVSNSGIHLQDITEWTHQVSSLTNKKNSTLQVQCLYHRY, from the coding sequence ATGAAAAATTTCCACAAGGTTATGTTGGCTCAGCTGTGTTTATGGCTGTTTCTTCTAGAACCTTCTCATTGTGTAGACCTTATCTACTATGTAGAAGAAGGAATGTCCCCAGGAACTTACATTGGGGACATAGCTGCTGATACACAATTTGCTGACAGTTTTCCACATCAAGACAGGAATTTGATTACATTCAGTCAATTGCATGAAAACTTGAATGGAAATAATCACCTATTTAATGTGACTGAAGTCGGGAAACTATATACAGCTCAAATCTTGGATACTGAGTCTCTGTGCAAATATAACgctaaatgttttaaaatggtaGAAGTTGCAGTTCAACACAAGTTGTCATTCTtcaaaatattagaaatcaaaATAGTCATTGAAGATATCAATGACTACTCTCCAATGTTTCCAAATAAAGAAATCCATCTCCAGTTCTCAGAAACAGATGGCAAAGGTACAACTAAATCAATACCAAATGCTGTTGATAGAGATTATGGTATCTCTAATTCTAAAATTTCTTATCGACTTGACAAGAGTGTGAGTGACccattcattttatcagtttccaAAAAAGTCGATGGAACTTCAAAACTTGGTATCATTCTGAAAGAAAAGCTTGACAGAGAGCAGAAGAACAACTATAGTATCCGTGTTATTGCAAATGATGGAGGATCTCCTTCCAAACAAGGAATTTTAAAAGTTCTAATAGACATTAAAGATGAAAATGACAATTCCCCAATTTTCACTCAGAACACTTACAATGTTACTATCAATAACCAACACCAGAAAAATATACCGATTCTTACTTTGTCTGCTAATGATTTAGATCATGGAAAAAATGGCCAAATTACATATCATTTCAGCTCTGAAACTTCAGAACTTGCAAAATCATATTTTAACCTAAATGAACAAACTGGAGAAATTTTCCTATGGGATAACTTTTCTTTTGAACGAAGGCAAAAATATAAGCTCTTCATTGAAGCAACTGATAGTGGAGTTCCACCTTTAAGTTCAACTACAATTGTTCTTATAAATGTGATCAACCAGCAAAATAATGCACcacaaatagaaatgaaatttgtttCCAAATCTAAAGGCAACAAAGTTACTATTTCAGAGGGTGTCAAAGTTGGTAGTTTCATAGCCTATGTGAAGGTAACTGACAGTGACAGTGGACATAATGGAGAAGTGACATGCAGTCTTCATCATGATAAACTGCAACTTCAAAGCTTAgggaaaaacaaatacaaagttGTGATAAAGAGTCAAgtaaacagagaaacagagagccaTATAAATTTTACAATTGTATGTGAAGACGAAGGTTCACCATCTCTGGAAACAACTAAAAGGTTTTCAATTCAAGTCACTGACATCAATGATATGCAACCCAAATTTATGaaagacactttcaaatttcttaCCTATGAAAACGAGAAGCCAAATTTTCCAATTGGCTTCATAAAAGTTACTGATCCTGATCTGGGAGCTGGAGGTCAACTGTCATATTTTTTGTTCAGCAATAAAGGAAACATGCTTCCATTTAAGATTTCTAATTTTGGATTTATTTCAACAACACAGTCACTAGATCGAGAGAAACAAGATATTTATGAATTGcaagttatagtaaaagacaatgGTTCACCATCACTTAACAATACTGCAAAGGTTATTGTGGAAGTCAtggatgaaaatgataatgctcCTTATTTCACATTTCCTAGTGTCAACCCTTTCAGACTGGATATTTATTACCAACCCAAAAGCACGCATGACATCACAACATTAAGAGCCTCTGATAGAGACAGTCATGTCAATGCTTTTCTACGATATGAAATTCAAGGGGGAAATGATAAACAATTGTTCACAGTGAACCCATACACAGGTGTGATGTCTTTTTCCCGACCTGTCTATcaaaatgatgctggatcatatGATCTTCAACTTGTTGTGAAAGATGGTGGCATACCAGTGCTCTCTGCAACAACTTATCTTTCACTAATACTGACTGTTAGTAATAAGACTTCAAAAATGTTCACAGCAATAGACACACAGTCAGATGATAAAATACATCTAAACCTTGtgattattattgtagttgcGGCTGTAATAATATCAATAGCTATTGTAGTTTCTATGGCAATCTGTATTATTCATAGAAAAAATCGCCGAAATGTCCAATATCATGGTGGTGTGAATGATTCTAACAAATTTTTAGATCAAAGAATACAATCAGGTTATGTTTGTGAACAAATATCACCTCAATATGATGCCCCAGTTACTATGGTAACAGATCTTGCCAATACAAGAAATTCACAATCAACATTACCAAGACGAGAACCACAGTCAGGTTATGAATCAGGACATAGTTGGAAAGTTTCAAATTCAGGAATACATCTCCAGGATATTACAGAATGGACACATCAG